DNA from Elusimicrobiota bacterium:
CGTGCTGAACGTCAATCGTTCCAGCGGCCACTCCGATGGCGTCGGGACTTCAACCTCGTACAACAGCCCCCGCAACAACTCCACCAACCAGGGCTGGAACGAGAACACGAGCGAGAACTGGACGCGCCAGGAGCTGTTCGGGGCCAACGACATGCGCAACCTGACCACTGACCAGGTGCTATTCATCGGCAACTGTGGCGGCACGGCACTCGATGAGGTGCTGAACGTCCAGCCGCTCTACGTGAAGCAATAGGAGAACGACATGGTTTGGGTCAAAGGCGGGTCACAGCAGGTAGAGAAATTCTCGTACATTCAACCGACACTGCCCCTGGGGATGCTCATCAAGCTGTTCCTCGGGTCGTTCGCGGCGGCGTGGATTCTCTCGTGGATCGTCAACCAAATGGCGTCCTGATCGTGGGTTGGAATCAGACGAAATAAAGGCCGGGCCACGTCCCGGCTTTTATTTATAGTGACGCGTCACTATAAATAAGCCATCAACGGCAGGAACCACCTCGATGGCTACTGATCCTCTCGACCCCGGCACTACTGACGACCAGCTGCTCAAGCGCCCCCGCGGCCGTCCTGCGACCGGTGAAGCGAAAACCAATGCGATACGTGCCATGGAGTACCGGCGTCGCCTGCGCAGCCGCGGGACGAAGGCTAGTACTCAGCCTGGCGAGGCGTCGACAGCGGTTCTGCTCAAGGAACTGGGCTACCTGTGCTCGAAAGCATGCACGTGGGACGGACGCGCTGCCGGCATCCACCGGATTCTGGGCGAGTTGGCCAGGCGGTTCCCGGCAAGCAAGGCGTGAAGATAAATATTAGCGTTTCAGCGTAGTATCAAAGCAACGTTGATTAAATGCAGAATGAACTTTTCTTAATATTAAGAAAAGTTCATTCTGCATTAGAAATACACTTCGTAGTTCTGTCGGCGGTGGTAGATCGCGAGAACGTCCACCCGCATGGCCTTGTCGTCCACGCGATAGGCCACGACGTGGCTTTCGTAATTGGCCAGGTGAAGGCCAGGGCGAATATCGTCCCGACACTTGAAGCGGTGCGGGAGCCTGTCCAGGCTGTCGCAAAAAGCGATCAGACCATCCACGTACTGGCTGGCAATCTTCGTGCTGGCCTGCTCCGCCAGGTACTGGAGAAGCGCGTGGATCTGGGTGCTGGCCAGCTTGCCGTATTCGACCCGGTAGCTGCTCACGCGACGTTCTTGTTCCGACGATCAAGGCGGGCCGTCGCCTCGGCCAGGCTTTGGCGAAGCTCCGCTGAACTCACCCCTTGCGAAGGATCAGCCTGCAGGGCGTCGTAGGCGCCGGCAACTTCCGTCTGCAGCCAACGCTCGATCGCCTCATCACGGGCGAACAAGGCTCGCACACCATCCCGCAACACCTCGCTCTCGGTCGCGTACTGGCCCTGCTGGACCTTGAGCGTGACCAGTTCGGCCATCTCGATCGGCAAAGTAATGGAAAGCTGTTTCGTGGTCCGCATGGGAGATCTCCCGATCACGTTGGATAGGATGAAATCCTACTCTACGTTCAAACGGGGCACCAGAGTTCTTCCCATAACGTGTGTGATACCCCGTGCCGCCTCCGCCCTATCGGGCGGGGATCGGCACCAGGCGACGGACGTAACCGCCGCCTGGTGCCGATCTCGATTTCTGAACCATTCAACAAAACGCCTTCGACCGGCCTCACTGGCCGGCCCACACGGGCCGCTGAGACCCTTCCGAATACCTCGGGTGCGCCCCTGCCCTGCCTTCGCTCTACGGCGTTTCTAGATGCCTTCCCGCGACCACCACCCAAGCGCCCGCTTTTGCCTTTCCGCTGACCCGCTTTTGGAGGGAGAGGGAGCCGCCGCGCCGTAGGCGCGGTGGGAGAGGGGTTTACCCCTCTCCAGGGGGTCGAAGTTGGGACCGTAGGCGCGTAGCGCCGTAGGGACGACAGGGGGGCGCAGCCCCCGCAACTCTTGGACATGGTTTTAATGTCGGCAGGATGCCGACTCCGAGTTGCTTTGCCCTGCTCTACCGCTCTTTCCGTCTGCACCTGGCTCCTGGTACGTGCCGGGGCTGCTTCTGGTGGCCTGGATGGCCACCGCTTGTGGCGCAGCCCGCGTAGCGGGCGAAGGGTGCCGCCCTGGATGGGCGGAGGGCGGCGCTCTTGGGGCCGTGAATCGCGGCTCGGCGTGGTTTTCCACATTTCCACAGGGCCCAGCTACTAAAAGTTAAGGTTTTAAAGCTTTAAAAGTTAAAAGACGCGCGCGCGCATGCGCGTTGTTACGGTTTTGGGAAGCGTTGGGGCACAAGGGCTAGAGCGGGCATAGCGTGGGTGATACCCCGTGCCCATCCACAGGAGGGGTGTGGGTGATACCCCGTGCCCATCCACAGGGAAGCGTGGGTGATACCCCGTGCCCATCCACAGCGCAACTAACAGAAAGGCCGAAGTTATCCACAACGTGGGTGATACCCCGTGCATTTGGGAGTGCATCGCGGTTAGAAGACCGCTCCGGTGGGTGATACCCCGTGCCAGGCGCGGTTTTTCACCCACTGTCCTTCAGCCTACCCACGGTTGCCCGCAATCTACCCACGCCTCACGGCAAGAGCTGATCCTTGCGGGTGAAGAT
Protein-coding regions in this window:
- a CDS encoding type II toxin-antitoxin system RelE/ParE family toxin, with the translated sequence MSSYRVEYGKLASTQIHALLQYLAEQASTKIASQYVDGLIAFCDSLDRLPHRFKCRDDIRPGLHLANYESHVVAYRVDDKAMRVDVLAIYHRRQNYEVYF
- a CDS encoding type II toxin-antitoxin system ParD family antitoxin, producing MRTTKQLSITLPIEMAELVTLKVQQGQYATESEVLRDGVRALFARDEAIERWLQTEVAGAYDALQADPSQGVSSAELRQSLAEATARLDRRNKNVA